Genomic window (Streptosporangium brasiliense):
CCGCGCCCCAGCCCGACCTCGCCTCCCTCGGCACGCTCATCGCCGATGCCCGAGCCACCGGGCTGGAAGTGATCTTCGACGAGCGCGGCGACCCCTCGGCCGTCCCCGCCGCCTCCGCCGTCGCCGTCTACCGTGTCGTCCAGGAGGCCCTGGCCAACACGCTCAAGCACTCCGGGGCGGTCAAGGCCGAGGTGACGATCGACTACCGGCCGCGCTCGGTCACCGTCGAGATCGCCGACAACGGCCACGGGGGCGACGGCGGCGCGGGCGTCCCCGAGGGGCACGGCCTGGCCGGCATGCGCGGACGGGTGGGCGCCCTCGGGGGCGCGCTCACCGTCGGCCCGGTCCCCGGAGGCTTCGCCGTGAAGGCCGACATCCCTGTGGCAGGCTCGTCACTGTGACGATCAAGGTGCTCCTCGCCGACGACCAGGCACTCGTGCGGGCCGGTTTCCGCAGCCTCCTGGCCCGCTCCCGGGACGTCACCGTCGTCGGTGAGGCCGCTGACGGCGAGGAGGCCGTACGGCTGGCCGCGAGCACCCGCCCCGACGTCGTCCTCATGGACATCCGCATGCCCGGCACCGACGGCATCGCCGCCACCCGCCGCATCGTCACCGACCCCGCCGTCCCCGGCTGCTGCGTCATCATCCTGACCACCTTCGACACCGACGAGCACGTCTTCGCCGCGCTGGGCGCCGGAGCCAGCGGCTTCCTCACCAAGGAGGTCGAACCGGCCGAGCTGCGCCGCGCGGTCGCCGTGGTCGCCGGCGGGGACGCGCTGCTGTCCCCGGGCGTCACCCGCCGCGTCGTCGAGCGGTTCGCCCACCGGCGGGACCTCGCTCCCGGCGTTCCCGGTGCCGGGCGGCGGCTGGCCGCCCTCACCGCCCGGGAGCTGGAGGTGGTCCGGCTCGTCGCGCTCGGCCTGTCCAACGACGAGATCGCCGGACGCCTCGTCATCAGCCCGCTCACCGCCAAGACCCACATCACCAGGGCCATCGCCAAGCTGGACGTGCGCGACCGCGTCCAACTGGTCATCCTGGCCTACGAGAGCGGCCTGACACAGCCCGGTGACCTCGGCCCGGACCCAGGGCGCCGGTAGGACCGTGGGAGGCGTGCCACGCCGAACTGTCGGCGCTGATTCCGCGATGCCGCCAAGCCAACGACCTGTCATCACGTGCAGGGCGTCACGGCGCATCTTGCCGCCGACGGGGACGATCCGGCAGAGTTGATCGGCGCCTGCGGGCCGATGCCGGGCATGGACCGATCAGGAGGGTGCGTGGTCGCAGCGGGGTGGTGGGTCCGGGGTGTGCTGACGGCACTCATGGCCGTCGTCTTCCTGGCCGGTTGCTCCACGGGCGCGGCGCCTCCGAAGATCCCGCGGTCGCAGCCGTCCTGGCATCTACTGGGCGGCGATGGTTCGCGTGTCGCGGCCGACGATCTCTGTCCGAAAGGTAAGGGGCCGAGAGGACTGGACTGCCGGTCGAAAGCTCCGGGATACGGAGCCTGTGTCAAGCGTCATCCGGTGAAAACCTCCGCCACGTTGTGCCAGCAGGCGTTGATCGTCCGTATTGAATGCAGATTCGGGGAGCGGGCCCCCTTCCGTGGCGGAGAGGACTGCGCCAGGTCGTTCGACTCCTATCTGGCGTGCCGGACGGGGACTCCCAGCAGGTCCGACGAGGTGTGCGCCGCGGGTGAAAGAGAGCTGTCACGCTGTCCGGGCCATTTCGATCCGGCCGCCGACTTCGACTGCGTGAAGGCGCGGGACGCCTACTACGAGTGTCGCGACGACGGGCGGGGCGACGACGCGTTCTGCTCGACATATATCGAGGTCCTCGGTCTGTGCCAAACGTTGAGGGTCGGCTGCTCCGATCTTCTCGACAAGTATCTCGTGTGCGCGGGTGAGGATCTCTCTCCGAACGAGTGCGCGTTCGGGCTCAACATGAGAATCAACTGCCTGCGGGATCTCGGGGACGGCATCTTCCGGCAGACCGCGACATGTGACTCCGTCTGGCGTGATTCCATCAGGGACTGCGGTGGCACTCGGGGACTTGAGGCAGACGGCCCCACGCCCTGTACGGGTGGCGCGAACTGGTACGCGGCGAGCTACTCGATCTGTGAAAAACAGGGTGAACCTGCCGAAACGGTTGGTGTGGCCTATGTGTATCCGTTGAGCGAAGGCGCCAGCCATACACCTGTCTGCTGGGCGCCTGAGGACGGGGACCGCCCCATGATCGAGGCGGCCACGCACGCCTCCGGCGGATGGGGTGTCCGCGCCATATACCACCACGGCGAGACCCGCTACGGACCCATGTGATCACCGTCTGCGGCGCCGTGCGCGCCGGGCGGCGGTCGGGCCGGGGATCAGGGGTCGCACCCGCGGCCGGTCACCGCACGCCGAGCTCGGTGTGCCCGACGATCGCCGGGATGACCGTGTCCCACACCTGGCGCGGCGGCATCTGGTGGCCCATGCCGGGCAGCGGGACCAGCGAGGACCCGGGGATCTCGCGGGCCAGTGCCTCGGCGTGCCCGTAGGGGAAGAGCGGGTCCTCGGTGCCGTGCAGGACCAGGGTCGGTGCGGTGATCTCGCCGAGGCGGGAGCGGATCGGCCCGCTGCCCTCGATCATCCAGTGGTTCGACGCGGCGGCCGGGACCGGGCTGCGATCGAAAGCGCGCCCGGCGGTGCGGCGTACGTGGTCCTCGTCGACCGGGATCGTGCCGGAGAAGGCGTGCTCGGCGGCGAGGAAGTACGCGATGACCGCGTCGCGGTCGGACCAGTCGGGGCCGGGGGCCGGCTCCTCGAACATCTTGGCCAACGGCTCGCTCATCGGCGGCAGGTCGGGATTGTCCGGACCGCCGGGCCCGCCGGGGCTGGTGGACATCAAGGTGAGTGACAGGACCCGTTCCGGGTGCTCGATGCCGAACAGCTGCGCCAGACCCCCGCCCATCGAGATACCCACGATGTGCGCCGCGGCCAGGCCGTACGCGTCGAGCACGCCGACCGCGTCGGCGAGCAGGTCGTTCTGCGTGTACGTCGGCGCGCCGACCGGGAACGTCGTGGAGCGGCCGGTGTCGCGGGTGTCGTAGCGGATCACGTAACGGCCGGACGCGGCGAGTCGGGCGGTGAAGTCGTCGTCCCACCAGTCCATCGACGCCTCCGCGCCCGAGATGAGCAGGATCGCGGGGGCGGCCGGGTCGCCGAAGGCCTGTACGGCCAGGTCGACGCCGTTGGCGTGCACCGTCTCCTGGGGGGTGGATTGGGACGGGCCCGTGGTCGGCTGGCTGTCGTGCATGAGGTGCCTCCTCGGCCGGGGACGAGTGTGTCTCGCCGTAACCATACTTCGATAATCGAAGTAGATGCTACTATTTTCGTAGTGCAAGTTGGTCGGCTACGGACGAGGTGGCGATGGCAAGCGCGAAGAGCCCTGAGAAGACCTCCGGGCAGGCCGCGGAGAAGGCCGGGAAGCGGACGTACGGGCAGGCGTGCCCCATCGCCCACGCGCTCGACATGATCGGCGAGCGCTGGGCGCTGCTGGTGGTGCGCGAGCTGCGCCTCGGGCCGCGCCGCTACGCTGACCTGCAGGCCGCCCTGCCCGGACTCGGCCCCAGCGTGCTCGCACAGCGGCTGCGTGACCTGGAGGCGGTCGGCGTGCTGCGCAGGCGTACGCTGCCACCGCCGGCGGCCAGCAGGACGTATGAGCTCACCGAATGGGGCGCCGAGCTGGAGCCGGTGTTCGCGGCGCTGCGGACCTGGGGCATGCGCTCACCGGTCGTGCCGCTGACCGGAGGGATCAGCGCCGACACCGTACTGCTCGGCCTGCGCGCCTTCTTCGTGCCGCAGCCGGACGCGCCGTGGACCGCGACGTACCGGATCGCCCTGGAGCGCGACGTCTACCGCGTCGAGGTCGCCGACGGCGAACTCGTCACCGTCGCGCGCGGCCAGGCGTCCGGCCCGGCTGACGCATGCCTTGAGAGCGACCACCTCGCGCTGCAGTCCGTGCTGAGCCACGAACGTTCGCTGGCCTCGGCGATCGGCGACGGCGTGCTCACGGTGACCGGTGACCTCGAGGCGGTCAGGCGACTGGTCGACGCGGTCCCCCCACGCTGACGGTCACCCGCGGCTGTCCCGACGGGTCCGGGCGCAGACCCACAAGCCGGTCCGCACCCCCGAGCTCCCCGCCGCCGGCGAGCTCCGCGACCTGGTCGCGGAATCCGGGGTTGTCGAGCGTCAGGTCCTCCCCTCCGCGTATCCAGGACATGTCGACATGTCGTGGCCCGTGCTTCAGGACTCCGGCATGCACACCCGATGCGAAGAGCCACGGTGAACCGCGACACGGCGGCCGGCCGCTTCCCGGCCCGGCCCCGGTCCGCCTGGAAGAGGCGTCCGCCGTGCGGGGTTGGCGTGGGGTATGGAGCCGATCACGCGTGGGCGGGTCCGCATCGAGCGGGCCGCCAAGAGGGTACGGGTCGTCCTGCCTACTACTTCCCCCATGTGGACGTCGCCGTCGAGCTGGAGCCCAACGGCCGCGGCGCGCACTCGCCCAGCCGGGGCGAGGCGGTGCTCTACGACGTCGAGGGGGTGGCCGGCGCGGCGCCGGCCTATCCGGACTCGCTGATCGAGGAGCTGCGCGGGCACGTGCGGTTCGAATGGAAGGCGGCCGACGCCTGGTTCGAGGAGGACGAGGAGGTCTACGTCCATGCCCATGACCCCTACACCCGGGTGGACGTGCTGCCCTCCTCCCGCCACGTCCGTGTCGAGGTCGGCGGCGTGACCGTCGCCGACTCCCACAGCCCGCGAATCCTGTTCGAGACCGGCCTGCCGCCGCGCTACTACCTGCCCAAGACCGATATCCGTCTGGACCTGCTCACCTCCGCCGACACCCGCTGCCCGTAGCAGGTGCGTTCAGGCACCCTTTCTTCGAAGATCTTCTTCTGACATTGTGATCGCTGGTTCCACTCGGCTGGATCGCTGTTCCTGTCCTGACATGGACGGATGTCGTTCCCTGTCCTCGGTCAACCCGTGTCCCGAGTGCTCGTCTCAGATAACTTGATCTCGAACCGCGACAATCTTCTCTACATGGTCAAGGCAGCCCGCCTGCGGCGGCCTGCGCGCGTCGGGCATCGCTGGCCGCGCTGCGGCTCTTCGGCCGGTCACGGCCAGCACAGCCCACGCGCCTACCTAATCTTGGCGAGGCAGTCGGACTGGCAATTGGCCGGATCAGCACTGCTGTCCCACTACGCCATGCCGTGAGTCGACAGATACGAGGCAATCATATAGCGAGTGTTTTTCGTGAGAGGCCGTCGATTTTTCTCTTCAGTTGATTGCTGTGGTGGGCGGAGGTTTAATTCAGGGGGGCGAGAATAACAAGCATAAGCGCAGTAGGTTTTGCCGGGTCCGCCCGAACCGCGCTCCGTATAGGATGCGCCAGGGAGCCGTACGCGTCTAAGCTATTTAGCGAATCAAACGAAACGGCTACGTGGCCCCACTTGTGCGATTCTAGGCTGTAATTTCCACGTTCAGACCATCCGAGATGGCGCAATCGCTCGTATGCTACATCCTGCGATGCTTCAAAAGTCGAAGCTCCTACGTCCATCAGTAGGATTTCGTCAATTTGCGTAGTGCTCTTCCATGTCCAATTTGATTGGGCCTGTAATATCACTCTGCCCAAATTGCGAACTTCTTTGACGGCGGCCCGGTCAACCTTGAACGTCTCATGGAACCATAGGTCGCCACAGCCGGAGAGCATGATTAATGCGAACAGGGCGGCGAGCGTGGATCTGGCTATTGCGGCCGAGCGCTTATTGTCGAAATCTCTCACAGGCCCTCCGTCATCTGGATGCCCATTTTGTGGTCGTGAGGCATGCCAGATTATCGAGGGTCTCCGCTGTCAATCTAGATGCAGATTTCTGTGACGTTGATGAGCGACGACCTTGAAGACTGCCCGGAGCCCTTGTTCGCATCGAAGTGATCAGGACCGTGACGATTCTCAATGAAGTTGTCAAGGTGGTCGGCTATGCCGCTTGAGGAAGCGGCGGGGTTGCCTCGTAGCATCGTCGGTCACGGATGAGCGCCCACACCACGTTGACCCGTCGCCGGGCCAAAGCCAGCACGGCTTGGGTGTGAAGCTTGCCCTCGGCGCGTTTGCGCTCATAGAAGGCCTGCGAGTCGGAGTGCCATCGGACGCTGATCAGGGCCGAGGTGTAGAAGACCCGGTTCAGGGCGCGGTTGTAGCGCCGTGGCCGGTGCAGGTTGCCACTGATGCGTCCGGAGTCGCGGGGAACGGGGGCGAGCCCGGCATAGCCGGCCAGGCGGTCCGGTGAGGCGAAGGCGGTCATGTCGCCGCCGGTGGCAGCCAGGAACTCGGCGCCGAGCAGGACACCGATGCCGGGCATGCTGACGATGATCTCGGCCAGTTCGTGGCGGCCGAACCGGTCGGCGATGAGGGCATCGACGTCGTCGATCAGCGCATTGAGCCTGATCAGCTCCGTAGCGAGCTGGGCCACCAGCAGGGCGGCCATCTGCTCGCCCGGCACGGTGACGGTCTGGGAAGATGCCGCCTGGAATACTCGCGCGGCCAACTCGCTCGCGCCGCGGCGCACGCCGGCTGCGCGCAGCCACTCCTCCAGACGGTCCTGGCCCACCGCGCAGATGGCCGCAGGGGTCTGATAGCCGGTAAGCAGGATCAACGGTCCCTTGTTGGTCACCTCCAGCGCGCGTTCCAGGGCCGGGCAGATGGCCAAGAGCTGATCGCGCAGCCGGTTGACTGCGCGCGTGCGGTCGGCCACCAGGTCCTGGCGGCGGGCCACCAGCATCCGCAGCTCGGCGATCAGTTCGGGTCCGGGGCGCAGCACGGTCAGGTCCTGCCGCATCCGGGCCTGGTCGGCGATGATCGCGGCGTCCTTGGCGTCTGTCTTGCCCGCTCCTCGGTAGCCATCGGCAGCCCGGTTGACCATGGTGCTGGAGATGTAGCGCACCTGCTGACCGTGATCGAGAAGCACCGCCAGCAGCAGCGCCGCCCCGCCGGTCATGATGTCAACAGCCCACACCGCCTCCTCGGCCAGCGCAGTGACCTCGGCGAACAGCGCAGTCAGGGCGCCTTCATCGTTGGCCACCCGCCGCGACAATAGCCGCTTGCCCTCCGAGTCGATCACCACCGCGTGGTGATGAGTCTTGCCGATGTCCACCCCGGCCCACACCCGCTGCACCGTCGTCCCTCCTTCGATCGTTCTTGCGGTCCCGCGGACGACCTCGCCGGCGCATCCCTACACAGCGATGAACTCGCAATTCTCAATCAGCGGCCGAGTCGTCCCGGGTGCCGGGCGGCCAATCGTCACAAGCCACGGACGGCAGATCGCTCAAAGCCACACCCGGCACCCCTGGGTGTCAGAACCCTACGACCGGTTCGGACGGCCCAAGAAGAAGGTAGGGATCGCTCAGTTCGCCACTCGCCAACCGTAGCTGGGGTGATCGACGCCGAGAGGCCCTCCTTCGTCGGGCCCCGGCACCGGGTGACCATGGCTGAGGTGGCAGCGACCCTGACAGCAACGTCCCCACACACCGACGCGTCCGCGCTACCGCCCATACGCGCCTCAGCACGGTCTCCGTCAGCTCAGCAGGGCGACTGGTCCGTCTGGAGGGCGGACGGTCGGTCTGTTGCGCTCCTAGACAGTTACCGAATTAATCTCATAGGTATCAAGCGGCGGCGCGGCGCGCCGCCGTACCCGGCCCTCTGCCGCACGCCGTCCGGGCGTGCGGCGTGGACGCCGGTCCCGGCCGGCGGCGCCGCGGACCGTAGCCGCACCGGGCGATCGCCGTAACCAACGAACTCGCCGACCCTTGCGACACGCCGCCACACGGGATCACCCGCATCGCTATCAACCGATCGCCAGACGGAACGCAGATGCAATGTCAGGTGCTGGCGGAAGCATGGTCCTGGCTGTCAGGACTGCGAGGTGCATCGGCAAGCGCACGACCGCGAAGAGTGATCAGAATGTAGGCGGCGAAGGCATACGCGAGGCCGTAGAGGAGGGGCGGGACCCAAACGCCTCTGTTGTTTATGTAGCAGGAGTAGTCCTCAGGTATATCCGTGAGCTCGGTCGGCGGGCACTGGGTCAGGTCCGACCAGGGGCCGACAATGTTGGCGGCGATGTTGACCGCTGCGAGGATGCCCAGCACAACGGCCACAACCAGGGTGGTGCGGTATCGCCACCGTCGCCGGAGTAGAGCGGCCACTCCCACCATGGGTACGGGCAGGGCGAGGGCCAGCATGATCACTTCGATGTCCGCCAGCACCTGTACGACGTCAATGCCCGTGGAACCGAGGTATCCGACGCCGAGTCCCTGCGCCAAGGGGTGGATTCCGATTCCATGCCAGACGCGGATGTCGTAGTAGAAGAGCCCGGTGCTTGCGATGAGGTCGCTGCCGACCCAGGCCATGACGGAGGGGAAGGTTGCGAGCAGCGCAGCCGCCGACCACCGATGCCATACCCGCATCTGCCCTGCTCTCCATCAACGGTTTCGAAGCGGGCAGAAAGCCCATCACAAGATCACCCATCTGAATCTTTTCACACGGGTAGTGCGGGTCAAAGCCGGTACTACCCTCACGATCGCCTGATGACGGCTGATCTCCGCTCAGGGCAGGGGGCGATCGAAGGACCAGGGCTTCGTGCCTCAGCCCCGGTCCACCGAGCACCAAGGCGACGAGAGTAGACGTTCCCCGTGCCCGTTGCGTGCCCGTCAGGAGGGGGATCAAGGGGGACTTACGGAGAAGCACGGGTAGCCGAAGCGCTCCCCCGCAGGTCAGCACTTCGCCAGCTCAGCGGCCAGGCGCGTTAGAGACTTCCCAAGCTGA
Coding sequences:
- a CDS encoding alpha/beta fold hydrolase — protein: MHDSQPTTGPSQSTPQETVHANGVDLAVQAFGDPAAPAILLISGAEASMDWWDDDFTARLAASGRYVIRYDTRDTGRSTTFPVGAPTYTQNDLLADAVGVLDAYGLAAAHIVGISMGGGLAQLFGIEHPERVLSLTLMSTSPGGPGGPDNPDLPPMSEPLAKMFEEPAPGPDWSDRDAVIAYFLAAEHAFSGTIPVDEDHVRRTAGRAFDRSPVPAAASNHWMIEGSGPIRSRLGEITAPTLVLHGTEDPLFPYGHAEALAREIPGSSLVPLPGMGHQMPPRQVWDTVIPAIVGHTELGVR
- a CDS encoding DUF427 domain-containing protein, with translation MRRATVNRDTAAGRFPARPRSAWKRRPPCGVGVGYGADHAWAGPHRAGRQEGTGRPAYYFPHVDVAVELEPNGRGAHSPSRGEAVLYDVEGVAGAAPAYPDSLIEELRGHVRFEWKAADAWFEEDEEVYVHAHDPYTRVDVLPSSRHVRVEVGGVTVADSHSPRILFETGLPPRYYLPKTDIRLDLLTSADTRCP
- a CDS encoding IS110 family transposase, with amino-acid sequence MQRVWAGVDIGKTHHHAVVIDSEGKRLLSRRVANDEGALTALFAEVTALAEEAVWAVDIMTGGAALLLAVLLDHGQQVRYISSTMVNRAADGYRGAGKTDAKDAAIIADQARMRQDLTVLRPGPELIAELRMLVARRQDLVADRTRAVNRLRDQLLAICPALERALEVTNKGPLILLTGYQTPAAICAVGQDRLEEWLRAAGVRRGASELAARVFQAASSQTVTVPGEQMAALLVAQLATELIRLNALIDDVDALIADRFGRHELAEIIVSMPGIGVLLGAEFLAATGGDMTAFASPDRLAGYAGLAPVPRDSGRISGNLHRPRRYNRALNRVFYTSALISVRWHSDSQAFYERKRAEGKLHTQAVLALARRRVNVVWALIRDRRCYEATPPLPQAA
- a CDS encoding response regulator transcription factor → MTIKVLLADDQALVRAGFRSLLARSRDVTVVGEAADGEEAVRLAASTRPDVVLMDIRMPGTDGIAATRRIVTDPAVPGCCVIILTTFDTDEHVFAALGAGASGFLTKEVEPAELRRAVAVVAGGDALLSPGVTRRVVERFAHRRDLAPGVPGAGRRLAALTARELEVVRLVALGLSNDEIAGRLVISPLTAKTHITRAIAKLDVRDRVQLVILAYESGLTQPGDLGPDPGRR
- a CDS encoding winged helix-turn-helix transcriptional regulator, with protein sequence MASAKSPEKTSGQAAEKAGKRTYGQACPIAHALDMIGERWALLVVRELRLGPRRYADLQAALPGLGPSVLAQRLRDLEAVGVLRRRTLPPPAASRTYELTEWGAELEPVFAALRTWGMRSPVVPLTGGISADTVLLGLRAFFVPQPDAPWTATYRIALERDVYRVEVADGELVTVARGQASGPADACLESDHLALQSVLSHERSLASAIGDGVLTVTGDLEAVRRLVDAVPPR